A region of the Candidatus Methylomirabilota bacterium genome:
TTGCCCGGACGCTCCTTCCAGAACGGAATAACGCCGGGGATCTCCCACTTGTTCCACATCTCGTCCACCTTGGCCTGGAAGTATTCCAGATCTTCCTCGGTGAAGTGGGCGAAGCGGCCCTGCTTGAGCAGGTACTCCCGCACCGGCTTGCGCGGGCGGCCCTCCACGATGGCCTTCGTCTTGCCGTAGTGGCGCACCACCCCGTCCTCCACCTCGTACAGGGGGAAGACGCCGGTCTCCACCGCCAGCTCGCCCAGCTCGTGCGAGAGCATCGGGTCGTAGTCCCAGCCCTTCGGGCACGGATCGAGCGAGTGAATGAACGTCGGGCCGCCGATCGTGAGCGCCTTGCGGACCTTGTTCATCATCTCGACCGCGTAGGAGGCGTCCACCGTGGCCACGTAGCGGCATTCCGGGTGGCCCGCGGCCAGCATGCCCGCGGTGTTCTTCTTCCAGCGGGTGTGGATGATGCGCTTCACCGAGCCCGGCGGGCTGAACGTGGTGTTGGCGCCGTAGGGCGTCGACCCCGAGAGCTGGATGTCGGTGTTGGCGTACGACTCGTTGTCGTAGAGCAGGATCAGCGAGTTGTACTCCTTGTGGGTGAGGGTCGCGGAGATCGCGCCCAGCCCCATGTCGGCCCCGCCGCCGTCGCCGCAGAACGCGATGACGTTGATCGGCTCCGACTTCATCTTGCCCTTCTTCATGAGCGCCTTCAGCCCCGCCGCGGTCCCGAGGGCGGCCGAGCCGGAGGAGCCGAGCTGGGTGTGCATCCACGGCACCACCCACGGGGTCGTGTAGTAGGTGGTGTTGGCCACGTACATGCAGCCGGTGGAGCCGAGCACGATGGTCCGCGGGCCGGCCGCCTTGACCATGAGCTTCATGACCAGGGCCGACTCGCAGCCCTGGCAGGTACGGTGGCCGGAGGTGAAGTACTCCTCGATCGTGACCTTCTTGACGCCCTTGAACGGCTCGAGGATCTGCGTGGCGTTCGTGAATGTCGTATCGGCCATGGTTGACGTCTCCCTTTGTGAGCTACTCGCGCACGCCGAGCCAGTGCGTCTTGGGATCGGACTTGCCGGACTTGGCCGCCGCGAAGCACATGTCCGCCGCCTTGGCGACGTCCTCCAGCGTGACCTCGCGGCCACCGAGGCCGCAGATGAAGCTCAGCAGCGGCGGCCG
Encoded here:
- a CDS encoding thiamine pyrophosphate-dependent enzyme — encoded protein: MADTTFTNATQILEPFKGVKKVTIEEYFTSGHRTCQGCESALVMKLMVKAAGPRTIVLGSTGCMYVANTTYYTTPWVVPWMHTQLGSSGSAALGTAAGLKALMKKGKMKSEPINVIAFCGDGGGADMGLGAISATLTHKEYNSLILLYDNESYANTDIQLSGSTPYGANTTFSPPGSVKRIIHTRWKKNTAGMLAAGHPECRYVATVDASYAVEMMNKVRKALTIGGPTFIHSLDPCPKGWDYDPMLSHELGELAVETGVFPLYEVEDGVVRHYGKTKAIVEGRPRKPVREYLLKQGRFAHFTEEDLEYFQAKVDEMWNKWEIPGVIPFWKERPGK